From Bacteroidales bacterium, one genomic window encodes:
- a CDS encoding carotenoid biosynthesis protein, producing MAAKSLKPAYFVFFLILYYGVGIAGLVTPSQHDLFIRFTPYSLLLNLLILLAFHAGWDRKTILFGLFVLVAGFLIEAVGVATGNVFGTYVYGKILGPGIGQTPLLIGVNWFFLVYTTWDLSSRISRNPWLRILLASVLMVVFDLFLEPAAVKLEMWTWEGGVIPVRNYLAWFVTSLLFFILAFLTKMKFRNRMSVPLWLILLAFFILLNLLME from the coding sequence ATGGCCGCAAAGTCACTGAAACCAGCATATTTTGTCTTTTTCTTGATTCTGTATTACGGAGTGGGCATTGCCGGGTTGGTGACACCCTCCCAGCATGACCTGTTTATCAGGTTCACTCCCTACAGTCTGCTCCTGAACCTTCTCATCTTACTGGCATTTCATGCCGGATGGGATCGTAAGACGATTCTTTTTGGGCTGTTCGTTCTGGTGGCGGGATTTCTGATTGAAGCTGTGGGCGTGGCCACCGGTAATGTTTTTGGGACCTATGTTTATGGAAAGATCTTGGGACCCGGAATAGGGCAAACGCCTCTGCTCATTGGCGTGAACTGGTTTTTTTTGGTCTACACGACCTGGGACCTGTCGAGCCGGATCAGCAGGAATCCCTGGCTGCGCATCCTCCTTGCTTCAGTCCTGATGGTTGTCTTTGACCTGTTCCTCGAACCGGCCGCTGTTAAATTGGAAATGTGGACGTGGGAGGGGGGAGTCATCCCTGTGCGGAATTACCTGGCATGGTTTGTTACTTCCCTGCTGTTTTTTATTTTAGCCTTTTTGACGAAAATGAAATTCCGAAACAGGATGTCCGTTCCGCTCTGGTTGATCCTTCTGGCTTTTTTCATCCTCCTGAACCTGTTAATGGAATAA